Below is a genomic region from Elusimicrobiota bacterium.
ACAAGTACGTCGTCATGCCCATGCAGGTGTCCTAAACCGGGTCTTCCTCTGCCCTCTTCCTCGTGCGTCTGACCCACCTGGGCCTCCGGCAATTCCGGAATTTTGCCCGGCTGGATCTCGCGCCGGCTCCCGGGCTGAACGTCCTCATCGGCCCCAACGGGGCCGGTAAATCCAACATTCTGGAATCCATCGCTGTTTTGGCCACGGGCCAAAGCCATCGCGGGGCCGAAATACGCCACTGGATACAGGAGAGCAAAGACGAGTTGGCCCTGGTGGCCCAACTGGAAGGCGAAGAAACCATCGCCTTGGAACTCCGCCAAAAACGGGGGAGAATGCGCCAGGTCAAATTCAACAACCGCCCCCAAGCCCGGGCCCGGGACTGGGCGGGCCGCATTCCCGTGGTGGCCTTTTCCCCGGAGGATTTGGATTTGGTGAAAGGGGACCCCGGCGTCCGCCGGCGGGCCTTAAACGACGTCCTGGGCCAGGTGAGCGCCGATTACGGCGACGCCCTGGCCCGCTACCAGAAACTGCTGGAGGAACGAAACGCCGCCCTGCGCCAAGTGCGGGAAGGCGCGGCCAAATCCAACGTGCTCGAGCCCTGGGACCTCGCGCTCCTCAAGGAAGGCGCCCGCTTGACCGTGGTCCGCCAACAATTTTCCGATGAATTCGCCGGGCGCCTTCAACGCCGGCAGCAGGACCTGTCCCTTGGGCGGGACCGGGTCGCGATGATTTACCGCCCGTCTTTCCACGTTCCTTCGGAAAACGAGGACGAGGTGGCGGACGCCAACCGGCGCCGCCTGGCCG
It encodes:
- a CDS encoding DNA replication/repair protein RecF; the encoded protein is MRLTHLGLRQFRNFARLDLAPAPGLNVLIGPNGAGKSNILESIAVLATGQSHRGAEIRHWIQESKDELALVAQLEGEETIALELRQKRGRMRQVKFNNRPQARARDWAGRIPVVAFSPEDLDLVKGDPGVRRRALNDVLGQVSADYGDALARYQKLLEERNAALRQVREGAAKSNVLEPWDLALLKEGARLTVVRQQFSDEFAGRLQRRQQDLSLGRDRVAMIYRPSFHVPSENEDEVADANRRRLADLREGEIALGSTLIGPHRDDVEFRLGDEPAKARASQGQTRTFALSWKWEERLYLKEKLAREPLCLLDDVFSELDPERRHQLTERLMAGTQCFVTLTDLSTWGAFGIGDARIFEVREGAVDHSTSVLDAPGERA